A window of Citrus sinensis cultivar Valencia sweet orange chromosome 7, DVS_A1.0, whole genome shotgun sequence contains these coding sequences:
- the LOC102629207 gene encoding uncharacterized protein LOC102629207 yields the protein MFFIKPKRASFLLHLLSPLLLISSTSFFSLSHGAFQFHNPPSLQLQGIIAGSEYGDLPWRVRRSFLEENDVELLENNSSLILAANRTHRKDPLDHFKYYKGGWNISEKHYFSSVGFTAAPLFLIAAIWFLGFGLSLLIKCLYHCCCQRRGLGFFQTTYALFLILLIFFTIAAIVGSIVLSIGQEKFHNSTKNTLKYVVNQADATVNELRTVSNCLSAAKTTGVDQIFLPPSVQHNIDRVDKKINGSATTLEKETHDNSDKIQKALDAVRLALIIISVVMLFLSAFIGFLMSIYRMQFLRYILVILGWILVTLTFILGGIFLLMHNAMADTCVAMDQWVQNPTAHTALDDILPCVDTATAQETLSQSKDVTSKLVGVVNFFISNVANKNIPPTVGPPNYYNQSGPLVPILCNPFNSDRTDRNCPDGEVNFSNAAQEWGKYICEVSENGVCTTVGRLTPAFYDQMVAIVNVSYALYRHVPPLVEVADCTFVRVTFGGITEHYCPDLRLYSKWIVIGLVIVSAAVMLSLIFIFWVFYARKRRHETDTGQSMHTTSPQDPSGKEK from the exons ATGTTCTTTATCAAACCAAAACGagcttcttttcttcttcatcttctgtCACCTCTACTGTTGATTTCTTCAACGTCCTTTTTTTCACTATCTCATGGAGCTTTTCAGTTTCACAACCCACCATCTCTACAACTTCAAG GAATAATCGCTGGAAGTGAGTATGGTGACCTCCCATGGAGGGTGAGAAGGTCTTTTctagaagaaaatgatgttgaaCTTCTGGAGAATAATTCTTCCTTGATATTGGCTGCAAACAGAACTCACAGGAAAGACCCTCTTGaccattttaaatattacaaaGGAGGATGGAATATCAGTGAAAAGCATTATTTCTCT TCTGTTGGGTTCACTGCTGCTCCTCTGTTTCTCATTGCTGCCATTTGGTTTCTGGGATTTGGCCTATCCTTGCTGATCAAGTGTCTATATCATTGCTGCTGCCAGCGCCGCGGTTTAGGCTTCTTTCAAACAACTTATGCACTTTTTCTTATCCTTCTCATATTCTTCACCATTGCCGCAAT TGTTGGAAGCATTGTTCTGTCTATTGGACAAGAAAAGTTCCACAATAGTACAAAAAACACATTGAAATATGTTGTGAATCAGGCTGATGCTACTGTCAATGAACTTAGGACTGTATCAAACTGTCTATCTGCAGCCAAGACAACCGGAGTGGATCAAATATTCCTGCCTCCTAGTGTCCAGCATAACATTGACAGGGTTGATAAGAAGATAAATGGTTCTGCTACCACACTTGAAAAGGAGACTCATGATAATTcagataaaattcaaaaagctTTAGATGCTGT AAGACTAGCACTAATCATTATCTCTGTTGTAATGCTCTTCCTCTCGGCTTTTATTGGCTTCT taatgtcaatttacagaATGCAATTTCTTCGGTACAT ATTAGTGATTTTGGGGTGGATCCTTGTCACTCTAACATTTATATTAGGTGGCATATTTCTTCTCATGCACAA TGCGATGGCAGATACCTGTGTTGCGATGGATCAATGGGTTCAAAACCCCACGGCTCATACAGCTTTGGATGATATTCTTCCCTGTGTGGATACTGCTACTGCCCAAGAAACATTGTCTCAAAGCAAAGATGTTACTTCAAAGTTAGTTGgtgttgttaattttttcatcAGTAATGTGGCTAACAAGAACATACCACCCACAGTTGGACCGCCTAATTACTACAATCAATCCGGTCCGTTGGTTCCAATCCTCTGTAATCCATTCAACTCTGACAGGACCGACCGCAATTGTCCTGATGGTGAAGTGAACTTCAGCAATGCAGCCCAG GAATGGGGGAAATACATCTGCGAAGTTTCAGAAAATGGTGTCTGCACAACCGTAGGCAGATTGACGCCGGCTTTCTATGACCAGATGGTGGCTATTGTCAATGTGAGTTACGCGTTATATCGACATGTTCCGCCCCTTGTTGAGGTAGCAGACTGCACATTTGTTCGAGTAACGTTCGGAGGCATCACTGAGCATTATTGTCCAGACTTGAGACTATATAGTAAATGGATAGTCATTGGATTGGTCATAGTTTCAGCTGCAGTTATGCTTTCTCTGATTTTCATCTTCTGGGTTTTTTATGCAAGAAAAAGGCGGCATGAGACAGACACCGGACAGTCAATGCACACGACATCTCCTCAGGATCCttcaggaaaagaaaaataa
- the LOC107175390 gene encoding putative UPF0481 protein At3g02645, translating into MSSNPNANPNFDEHRWIINILRTLEEEPETDTDFPVCIFSVPKTLMSSDPDSYTPKEVAIGPYHYWRPELYEMERYKLAAAKSAQRHFNGDHKFQDVVDQLKELELQIRACYHNFLNFSNEALAWMMAIGASFLLEFLQIYAIKDGKLSKTYSSRSMSHLLDYAGTKAAHNAILRDMVMLENQIPLFVLRKMLEFEYSSLESADEMLQAMLMGFCEELSPFKLMKDMPMINISESAHLLGYLYDMVVPKSEQKASEIIEVVDDVGEAKQPQERYSTDLAYSNKLFREVWKLVSKLTIRPIRLIKNLLPLLSILARQFQYLLFREGNKSGDDGSSSHPSESDVNKPPLVEEITIPSVTELYKSNVTFSAVVGNISTVSFDAETATLHLPTISLDVNSNVVLRNLVAYEASNASGPLIFTRYTEFMNGIIDTEEDAKLLREKGIIVNRLKSDAEVAHLWNGMSRSIRLTKVPHIDKVIEDRKAAHNVILRDLGMLENQIPLFVLRKMLEIQCSSLKSADDMLMSMLKGFCKELSPLKMKDQPMIKISERAHLLNILYDRFVSKAEQKIEITKVDDQGEAMHPEEI; encoded by the exons ATGTCCTCTAATCCAAATGCAAATCCAAACTTTGATGAACATCGATGGATCATCAACATCCTTCGAACACTCGAAGAAGAACCTGAAACTGATACTGATTTTCCCGTTTGCATATTCAGTGTGCCCAAAACTTTGATGTCTAGCGACCCCGATTCTTACACTCCAAAAGAAGTTGCAATTGGCCCTTATCATTACTGGCGTCCTGAGCTCTATGAGATGGAGAGATACAAGCTCGCCGCGGCAAAAAGCGCTCAAAGACACTTCAACGGTGATCATAAGTTCCAGGACGTTGTTGATCAATTGAAAGAGCTTGAGTTACAGATTCGAGCTTGTTACCACAATTTCTTGAATTTCAGCAATGAGGCTCTAGCTTGGATGATGGCCATTGGTGCATCATTCTTGCTTGAGTTTCTTCAGATCTACGCAATCAAAGACGGCAAGTTGTCTAAAACTTACTCTTCACGATCGATGTCGCATCTGCTTGATTACGCGGGGACTAAAGCTGCTCATAACGCGATTCTTAGAGATATGGTGATGCTTGAGAATCAAATTCCCTTGTTCGTCCTGAGAAAAATGCTGGAATTTGAATACTCGTCATTGGAATCAGCTGATGAAATGTTGCAAGCCATGTTAATGGGATTCTGTGAAGAGCTTTCGCCTTTTAAACTGATGAAGGACATGCCGATGATCAATATCTCAGAGTCTGCACATTTGCTAGGTTATTTGTACGACATGGTTGTGCCAAAATCTGAACAAAAGGCCTCCGAGATAATTGAGGTTGTTGACGACGTAGGCGAAGCCAAGCAACCGCAAGAAAGATACTCCACTGACCTAGCTTACAGTAACAAGTTGTTCAGAGAGGTTTGGAAGCTGGTTTCAAAACTGACCATACGCCCAATCCGTCTTATAAAAAATCTGCTGCCCCTGCTTTCAATCTTAGCACGACAATTTCAATATCTTTTATTCCGAGAAGGAAATAAATCAGGTGATGATGGGAGCTCCTCCCACCCAAGCGAAAGTGACGTGAACAAGCCACCATTGGTGGAAGAAATCACAATCCCTTCAGTAACTGAGCTCTACAAATCCAATGTTACGTTTTCAGCCGTTGTAGGCAACATATCAACCGTCAGTTTCGACGCGGAAACAGCAACATTACACCTTCCCACCATCAGTTTAGACGTAAACTCCAACGTTGTATTGAGAAACTTAGTGGCATATGAAGCATCAAATGCATCTGGACCTTTGATTTTTACACGTTATACTGAGTTTATGAATGGGATTATTGACACTGAAGAGGATGCTAAGTTGCTAAGGGAAAAAGGGATTATTGTGAACAGACTGAAGAGTGATGCAGAGGTTGCTCATCTTTGGAATGGGATGAGTAGATCAATTAGATTGACGAAAGTGCCCCACATTGATAAAGTTATTGAAG ACAGAAAAGCTGCTCATAACGTGATTCTTAGAGATTTAGGGATGCTTGAGAACCAAATTCCCTTAtttgttttaagaaaaatgcTTGAAATTCAATGTTCATCCCTGAAGTCAGCAGATGACATGTTGATGTCAATGTTAAAAGGATTCTGTAAAGAGCTTTCACCTCTCAAAATGAAGGACCAGCCAATGATCAAAATTTCAGAGCGTGCCCATTTGCTAAACATTTTATACGACAGATTTGTGTCAAAAGCTGAACAAAAAATTGAGATAACTAAGGTTGACGACCAAGGCGAAGCCATGCACCCTGAAGAAATATAG
- the LOC102629785 gene encoding putative UPF0481 protein At3g02645 yields the protein MSSNPIQNFDERQWIINIRRTLEEDQLENETEIPVCIFSVPKTLMSSDPVSLYTPQEVAIGPYHHLRPELYEMERYKLAAARRAQRQFYGEHKLQCVVDQLKELEPQIRACYHKYLKFSSETLAWMMTIDASFLLEFLQIYAMKDDKLPATSSSLSISHLVDYAGMKAAHNAILRDMSMLENQIPLFVLRKMLQVQYSSSESTDYLLQAMLIGFCEGVSPFKMKKNKPMIQASESAHLLDYLYNTIVPKAEQRAAITGIDDQEIYSDDSKRFFTELWKLLSKMNLSRPIKFLFKLPCFMLSKIPGFSILAQPVENLIFPQDNEGNKSDAERSPSNKHMNKPPLVEEITIPSVTELAKSNVRFLPTVGDISTVSFDAKKAILHLPTISLDVNTEFVLRNLVAYEASNASGPLVLTRYSELMNRIIDTEKDVELLRENGVVLNRLRSDAEVAKLWNGISKSIRLTKVPHIDIVIEDVNKYYNSRWRVKCWKNKKLNVFGSWQFLTFMATVMLLLLTALQAFCSIYDCRKHHHGSSYD from the coding sequence ATGTCCtccaatccaattcaaaaCTTTGATGAACGTCAATGGATCATCAACATCCGTAGAACTCTTGAAGAAGATCAGCTTGAAAACGAAACTGAAATTCCTGTATGCATATTCAGTGTGCCCAAAACATTGATGTCAAGTGATCCTGTTTCATTATACACTCCACAAGAAGTTGCAATTGGCCCTTATCATCACTTGCGTCCGGAGCTCTATGAGATGGAGAGATACAAGCTAGCCGCAGCGAGAAGAGCACAAAGACAATTCTATGGCGAGCATAAGCTCCAGTGTGTTGTTGATCAATTGAAAGAGCTTGAGCCACAGATTCGAGCTTGTTATCACAAGTATTTGAAATTCAGTAGTGAGACTCTTGCTTGGATGATGACGATTGATGCATCATTCTTGCTTGAATTTCTTCAGATCTATGCCATGAAAGATGATAAGTTACCCGCTACTTCTTCCTCATTATCAATATCGCATTTGGTTGATTATGCAGGGATGAAAGCTGCCCATAATGCGATTCTTAGAGATATGTCGATGCTTGAGAATCAAATTCCCTTATTTGTGTTGAGAAAAATGCTTCAAGTTCAATATTCATCTTCGGAATCAACCGATTATTTGTTGCAGGCAATGTTAATAGGTTTTTGTGAAGGAGTTTCAccttttaaaatgaaaaagaacaaGCCAATGATCCAAGCTTCAGAATCTGCCCATTTGCTAGATTATTTATACAACACAATTGTGCCAAAAGCAGAGCAACGGGCAGCAATAACTGGAATTGATGATCAAGAAATATATTCGGACGACTCTAAAAGGTTTTTCACTGAGCTTTGGAAGCTTCTTTCAAAGATGAATCTATCAAGACCTATCAAATTCTTGTTCAAATTGCCCTGCTTCATGCTTTCCAAGATTCCTGGATTTTCAATCTTGGCACAGCCggttgaaaatttaatattccCACAAGACAACGAAGGAAATAAATCAGATGCTGAGAGATCCCCCTCAAACAAACACATGAACAAACCACCATTAGTGGAGGAAATCACAATCCCTTCAGTCACTGAGCTTGCCAAATCCAATGTTCGTTTTTTACCCACTGTTGGCGACATCTCAACCGTCAGTTTCGATGCAAAGAAGGCCATATTACACCTTCCAACCATCAGTTTAGATGTTAATACAGAGTTCGTCTTGAGAAACTTAGTGGCATATGAAGCATCAAATGCATCAGGGCCGCTGGTTTTAACTCGTTACTCTGAGCTGATGAATAGGATTATTGACACTGAAAAGGATGTGGAGTTGCTTAGAGAAAATGGCGTTGTTTTGAACAGATTGAGGAGTGATGCAGAGGTTGCCAAATTGTGGAATGGGATTAGCAAATCAATTAGATTGACGAAAGTGCCACACATTGATATAGTGATTGAAGACGTTAACAAATATTACAATAGCCGATGGAGGGTAAAGTGTTGGAAAAATAAGAAGCTTAATGTGTTTGGTTCTTGGCAATTTCTTACATTTATGGCTACTGTTATGCTCTTACTCTTGACGGCATTACAAGCTTTCTGCTCAATTTATGATTGTCGGAAACATCACCATGGCTCAAGCTATGACTAG